In Candidatus Bathyarchaeota archaeon A05DMB-5, a single genomic region encodes these proteins:
- a CDS encoding lipoate--protein ligase family protein, with amino-acid sequence MDKWRLLKLETHDAFMNMAVDEAILTARINNVSPNTLRFYCWNPSAVSIGKFQDVNNEVYLDSCRKHGVGLVRRITGGGTVYHDAEGEITYSVIAKKDTLNAKDITAVYAKVYEGIVEALKILGVTADFNMGNEKTCPNLTVKGRKISGSAQSHKSGVVLQHGTLLLDVDLEKMFTFLRVPWARTCMQVVGVAKNKITSLRMELGKSVSVSEAYQALVEGFEKALKVPLLEGELTSYERELAERLCKEKYSTDDWNIHAQTKV; translated from the coding sequence ATGGACAAATGGCGGCTACTAAAACTCGAAACTCATGACGCGTTCATGAATATGGCTGTTGACGAGGCTATATTAACTGCAAGAATAAACAACGTGTCTCCGAATACTTTAAGGTTTTACTGTTGGAATCCCTCTGCTGTTTCGATAGGCAAATTTCAAGATGTTAACAATGAGGTTTACTTGGACAGTTGTAGAAAACATGGTGTCGGCTTGGTTAGGCGAATAACCGGAGGCGGCACAGTCTATCACGATGCTGAAGGCGAAATTACCTACAGCGTAATCGCCAAAAAAGACACTTTAAACGCCAAAGACATAACTGCTGTTTATGCGAAAGTCTACGAGGGCATAGTAGAAGCCTTAAAGATTCTTGGAGTAACCGCTGACTTTAACATGGGCAACGAGAAAACTTGCCCAAACCTTACTGTAAAAGGTAGGAAAATTTCTGGAAGCGCGCAGTCTCACAAAAGTGGAGTTGTTTTGCAGCATGGCACTTTGCTTTTGGATGTTGATTTGGAGAAAATGTTCACCTTTTTGCGTGTTCCTTGGGCAAGAACGTGCATGCAAGTTGTGGGTGTGGCGAAGAATAAGATAACATCGTTGAGGATGGAGCTTGGAAAGAGTGTTTCAGTAAGTGAAGCGTATCAAGCGTTGGTTGAGGGTTTCGAGAAGGCTTTGAAAGTTCCGCTTTTGGAAGGTGAATTGACATCTTATGAGCGTGAACTCGCAGAGAGGCTCTGTAAAGAAAAATATTCCACTGACGATTGGAATATTCACGCCCAAACTAAAGTTTAA
- a CDS encoding tryptophanase: protein MSIKLSNGKEIPIEMHKARMVQKISLPPVDQRLKAIEEAGYNTFQLKTKDVFLDMLTDSGVNAMSDNQYAAMMRVDDAYAGSMTFYEFADAVKDVLGYKYVMNVHQGRAAEHLISKVFAKPGDVVPTNYHFTTTKVHIELTGGAACLEIYYDEALKTESINPFKGNMDPQKLKNVIKKYGKEKVAYVRMEATTNLLGGQPFSMQNLKEIKQICKEHGLILVLDGSLISENAYLIKQREKGYENKTVAEIVKEMCSYADIFYMSGRKNTCVRGGCIATNNKELFEKLQPWLPVYEGFFTYGGMSQREVAAMAVGMREMVDFDMAGCAIEQIKYFVNRLKETGIPVVTPPGGLACHLDAKKFLPHIPQSEYPAGALTAALYIVSGIRSMERGTISMERDKDGKEVFADLELTRLALPRRVYTISHIEYAVDRINWLYKHRNLVKGLKFVFEPPVLRFFLGKLEALDNWGRNLAEVCKKEIGDH, encoded by the coding sequence ATGTCCATAAAACTGTCTAATGGAAAAGAAATCCCAATTGAAATGCACAAGGCGCGGATGGTGCAGAAAATTTCTTTGCCACCAGTTGACCAACGTCTCAAAGCCATAGAAGAAGCGGGCTACAACACCTTCCAGCTTAAAACTAAAGACGTGTTTCTCGACATGCTCACAGACAGCGGCGTAAACGCAATGAGCGACAACCAATACGCTGCCATGATGCGGGTTGACGACGCTTACGCAGGCAGCATGACCTTTTACGAGTTCGCAGACGCAGTAAAAGACGTTCTAGGATACAAATATGTAATGAATGTTCACCAAGGAAGAGCTGCAGAACATTTAATCTCCAAAGTGTTCGCGAAACCCGGTGATGTGGTTCCGACAAACTATCATTTTACTACAACTAAGGTTCACATTGAATTGACTGGTGGAGCTGCATGCTTAGAAATTTATTATGATGAAGCGTTGAAAACGGAAAGCATTAACCCGTTTAAGGGCAACATGGACCCACAAAAACTGAAAAACGTGATTAAAAAGTATGGAAAAGAAAAAGTAGCTTACGTGCGCATGGAAGCAACAACTAACCTTCTTGGCGGTCAACCATTCTCAATGCAGAATCTCAAGGAAATCAAACAAATCTGTAAGGAGCACGGCTTAATTCTCGTTTTAGATGGAAGCCTAATCAGCGAAAACGCCTATTTAATAAAGCAGCGCGAAAAAGGCTACGAAAACAAAACAGTCGCGGAAATAGTCAAAGAAATGTGCAGTTACGCTGATATTTTCTACATGAGCGGAAGGAAAAACACGTGCGTCAGAGGCGGCTGCATAGCAACAAACAACAAGGAACTGTTTGAAAAGTTGCAGCCTTGGCTTCCAGTTTACGAAGGCTTCTTCACTTACGGCGGAATGTCTCAAAGGGAAGTCGCAGCTATGGCTGTTGGAATGCGCGAGATGGTAGACTTTGATATGGCTGGTTGCGCAATAGAACAAATAAAATACTTTGTGAATAGACTGAAGGAAACTGGAATTCCAGTGGTTACGCCGCCAGGCGGATTGGCTTGCCATTTGGACGCAAAGAAGTTTTTGCCACACATTCCCCAATCAGAATATCCAGCTGGCGCGTTGACAGCAGCACTCTACATTGTTTCGGGTATCCGAAGCATGGAAAGAGGCACAATTTCAATGGAAAGAGACAAAGATGGAAAGGAAGTCTTCGCGGATTTGGAATTGACTAGGCTTGCGCTTCCAAGAAGAGTCTACACTATATCACACATTGAATATGCAGTGGATAGGATAAACTGGCTTTACAAGCACAGAAATTTGGTGAAAGGCTTAAAATTCGTTTTTGAACCGCCAGTGTTGCGTTTCTTCCTTGGAAAACTAGAAGCCTTAGACAACTGGGGAAGAAACCTAGCTGAAGTATGCAAAAAAGAAATAGGCGACCACTAA
- a CDS encoding TGS domain-containing protein encodes MPTNLPPDAKKKWAEVEATKNPRERLLRMQEFLSLVPKHKGTLKLRGQIKKQIAVMRKEMEEKKRKRAGKGGPKYFIEKEGAAQIVLLGVTNVGRSSLLGAVTNSKVEVSWAPYTTREPVPGIMNFEDIQFQLLEAPALIEGSAEGRAWGLQTLALARNADGLVLMVDLSQNSVEQLSLILDELEKARILVSKPKAKVEVERKFMGAGLRIIVFGRLVDCSFRDVEDLLKSYRIGDAVVKISGEATLDEVEDAIFENTVYKPAVVVANKIDLAGAEGNFKLLRAYVGEKLPILAVSCTSGYGLDKLGETLFKTLDIIRVYTKEPNMKDYSKKPFVLKKGATVYDLAKNIHSDFKENFYFAKIWAKRFTFSPQKVGASFVLEDGDVVEIHLK; translated from the coding sequence ATGCCGACAAATTTGCCTCCTGATGCAAAAAAGAAATGGGCAGAAGTTGAAGCTACAAAAAATCCACGGGAAAGACTTCTGAGAATGCAAGAGTTCCTAAGTTTGGTTCCGAAACACAAGGGCACTTTGAAGCTTCGCGGTCAAATAAAAAAGCAGATTGCAGTGATGCGCAAGGAAATGGAAGAGAAAAAGCGAAAGCGCGCTGGAAAGGGAGGACCGAAATATTTCATAGAGAAGGAAGGCGCGGCTCAAATTGTGCTTTTGGGCGTGACGAATGTTGGGAGAAGCAGTTTGCTTGGAGCGGTTACAAACTCGAAAGTTGAAGTTTCATGGGCGCCTTACACCACGCGAGAGCCAGTTCCAGGCATAATGAATTTTGAAGATATTCAATTTCAGCTTTTAGAAGCTCCAGCGTTGATTGAAGGTTCTGCTGAAGGTAGAGCGTGGGGGCTTCAGACTTTGGCTTTGGCACGAAATGCTGATGGATTAGTTTTGATGGTGGATTTGTCGCAGAATTCCGTGGAACAGTTGTCTCTTATTTTAGACGAGTTAGAGAAAGCGCGAATTCTCGTTAGCAAACCTAAGGCGAAGGTGGAGGTTGAGCGTAAGTTTATGGGTGCCGGCTTGCGGATAATCGTGTTTGGTAGACTTGTTGACTGTAGTTTCCGTGATGTTGAGGACCTTCTGAAAAGCTATCGGATTGGAGATGCTGTGGTTAAGATTTCAGGCGAAGCTACACTTGACGAGGTTGAAGATGCCATTTTTGAGAATACTGTGTATAAGCCGGCGGTTGTTGTTGCGAACAAAATTGACTTGGCTGGTGCAGAGGGGAATTTTAAGTTGTTGAGGGCTTATGTGGGCGAAAAACTGCCAATTCTTGCAGTTTCATGCACCAGTGGATATGGCTTAGACAAGTTAGGTGAAACTTTATTCAAGACACTTGATATTATACGGGTTTACACTAAAGAGCCGAACATGAAAGATTATTCCAAGAAACCCTTCGTCTTAAAGAAAGGCGCAACGGTTTACGATTTAGCCAAAAACATTCATAGCGACTTCAAAGAAAACTTTTACTTTGCGAAAATTTGGGCTAAACGCTTTACTTTTAGTCCACAGAAAGTGGGAGCATCGTTTGTTTTGGAAGATGGAGACGTAGTTGAGATTCATCTAAAATAA
- a CDS encoding cysteine--tRNA ligase — MNTSAENMHFFNTLTRKKEKFVSLEKGKVKMYTCGPTVYDYAHIGNFRAFVFEDLLRRWLEYRGFQVTQIMNITDVDDKTIKGSRKKQMPIKEYTEYYTKAFFEDIEALNIQKATLYPKATEHIPEMIALIKKLLEKGYAYKGEDGSIYYSITKFKDYGKLSKIKIEELKPGARVKVDEYEKEEARDFALWKAWDEEDGDVFWETELGKGRPGWHIECSAMSMKYLGETFDIHCGGVDNMFPHHENEIAQSEAATGKKFVNYWLHNEHLLVEGKRMAKRYGNYYTLRDLLAKGYNPTAIRYLLMSTHYRQQLNFTFEGLEAAKNAVDRLKSFTHRLLDADGKESGEKITQLMAQVQKNFEEAMDDDLNINVALAALFDFVREVNKLMDNNLLSKKEAEEVYNLMLRFDKVLGVIGEAKKEEKLPKEAEELIHKREEARKAKDWKTADKIREQLKAMGVIIEDTPQGVKWRIEKR, encoded by the coding sequence ATGAATACTTCAGCTGAAAACATGCACTTTTTCAACACTTTAACACGGAAAAAAGAAAAATTCGTTTCCTTAGAAAAAGGCAAAGTGAAAATGTACACGTGCGGACCCACAGTTTACGATTACGCACACATAGGTAATTTCCGCGCTTTCGTTTTTGAAGACCTACTACGGCGGTGGCTTGAATACCGCGGTTTCCAAGTAACCCAAATCATGAATATTACAGACGTTGACGACAAAACAATCAAAGGCTCACGAAAAAAACAAATGCCAATAAAAGAATACACAGAATACTACACAAAAGCCTTCTTCGAAGACATAGAAGCCCTAAACATACAAAAAGCAACACTTTACCCAAAAGCTACAGAGCATATCCCCGAAATGATAGCTCTAATCAAAAAGCTTTTGGAGAAAGGCTACGCCTACAAAGGCGAAGACGGCTCAATCTACTACAGCATCACAAAATTCAAAGACTACGGAAAACTCTCAAAAATCAAAATTGAAGAACTCAAACCAGGCGCCAGAGTGAAAGTTGACGAGTACGAGAAAGAAGAAGCCCGCGATTTCGCACTATGGAAAGCATGGGACGAAGAAGACGGCGACGTTTTCTGGGAAACAGAACTTGGCAAAGGAAGACCCGGATGGCACATTGAATGTTCGGCAATGTCAATGAAATACCTTGGCGAAACATTTGACATCCATTGCGGCGGCGTGGACAACATGTTTCCACATCACGAAAACGAAATCGCCCAGAGCGAAGCAGCAACAGGAAAAAAATTCGTTAACTATTGGCTTCACAACGAGCATTTGCTGGTTGAAGGCAAAAGAATGGCTAAGCGCTACGGCAACTATTACACTCTACGAGACTTACTAGCAAAGGGCTACAATCCCACAGCTATACGTTACCTGCTAATGTCAACCCATTATCGACAACAGTTAAACTTCACATTCGAAGGATTAGAAGCAGCAAAAAACGCAGTAGACCGCCTAAAAAGTTTCACACATAGGCTCTTAGATGCGGATGGAAAAGAAAGCGGAGAAAAAATAACGCAGCTAATGGCTCAAGTGCAAAAGAATTTCGAGGAAGCCATGGATGACGACTTAAACATAAACGTCGCACTAGCCGCACTATTCGATTTTGTCAGAGAAGTCAACAAGCTAATGGACAATAACCTACTCAGCAAGAAAGAAGCAGAAGAAGTCTACAACCTAATGCTACGTTTCGACAAAGTCTTAGGAGTAATAGGTGAAGCAAAAAAAGAAGAAAAACTCCCAAAAGAAGCCGAAGAACTCATCCACAAAAGAGAAGAAGCCAGAAAAGCAAAAGACTGGAAAACAGCAGACAAAATCCGAGAACAACTCAAAGCCATGGGCGTGATTATTGAAGACACACCTCAAGGCGTGAAATGGAGAATCGAAAAACGCTAA
- the iorB gene encoding indolepyruvate ferredoxin oxidoreductase subunit beta, with translation MKGFNIVLTGVGGQGILLAAEILGTAALKEGLNVRVSEIHGMAQRGGAVVSNVRIGENVLAPTFLDGKADILLGFEPLETLRSLNFASEKTIIIMSDERITPTELTAKKMEYPSLKEITNKICSFTKNIIIVEAAKLAKEAGNILTENVVLIGALAATKKIPVKDESILEALKELVPTKHLGTNIKAFKLGYEYAQKYKLKH, from the coding sequence ATGAAGGGATTCAACATTGTTTTGACTGGAGTTGGCGGGCAAGGCATACTTTTAGCAGCGGAAATTCTTGGAACAGCGGCTCTTAAGGAAGGGTTGAACGTTCGAGTAAGCGAGATTCACGGAATGGCGCAGAGAGGCGGAGCAGTAGTTTCTAACGTGAGAATTGGAGAAAATGTTTTGGCGCCCACGTTTCTCGACGGTAAAGCAGATATACTCTTGGGATTTGAGCCATTAGAGACTCTGCGCAGTTTGAACTTCGCCTCAGAAAAGACAATCATTATAATGAGTGATGAAAGGATTACGCCAACCGAGCTCACTGCTAAAAAGATGGAATACCCAAGCTTGAAAGAAATAACCAACAAGATTTGCAGTTTCACAAAGAACATCATTATCGTGGAAGCTGCAAAACTTGCCAAAGAAGCTGGAAACATCCTAACAGAAAATGTTGTGTTAATCGGTGCTTTAGCTGCTACGAAAAAGATACCAGTAAAAGATGAAAGCATCCTAGAAGCTTTGAAGGAACTTGTGCCCACCAAACATTTAGGCACGAACATTAAAGCATTCAAACTTGGCTATGAATACGCACAAAAATATAAACTGAAACATTAA
- the tuf gene encoding translation elongation factor EF-1 subunit alpha, which yields MSRPEKPHLNLVIMGHVDHGKSTTTGHLLYLAGAVDDRTIKAFEEEAKKMGKETFKFAWVLDNLKEERERGLTIDLRFLKFETKKYYFTVIDAPGHRDFVKNMITGASQADGAILFVSAKRGEFEAGIGPGGQTREHAFLAFTLGVNQLTVAINKMDDVSVNWSQDRYNEVKNEVARMLKMVGYKVEKIPFVPTSGWTGDNLVKKSDKMPWYTGPTLIDALDTFEVPPKPTGKPLRIPIQDVYSITGVGTVPVGRVETGILKENDVVIFMPANKQGEVKSLEMHHTRIPKAEPGDNIGFNVRGIAKTDIRRGDVCGHVTNPPTVAKEFIGQIIVIYHPTAVAAGYTPVLHYHTGQVACRFTELIKKIDPRSGQVVEEKPTFLKTGDAAWVRMEPLHPIAIETYTEFPELGRFAVRDMGTTIAAGVVKEITKKGP from the coding sequence ATGAGCAGACCAGAAAAGCCGCACTTAAACCTAGTAATCATGGGACATGTTGACCACGGAAAATCAACAACCACAGGACACTTGCTATACTTGGCAGGAGCCGTAGACGACAGAACAATAAAAGCGTTCGAAGAAGAAGCCAAAAAAATGGGCAAAGAAACCTTCAAGTTCGCATGGGTTCTCGACAACTTGAAAGAGGAAAGAGAAAGAGGCTTAACAATTGACCTTCGATTCTTAAAGTTCGAAACCAAAAAATACTATTTCACAGTAATCGACGCACCAGGACACAGAGACTTCGTTAAAAACATGATAACCGGCGCAAGCCAAGCCGACGGTGCAATACTCTTTGTGTCAGCCAAAAGAGGCGAATTCGAAGCTGGCATCGGACCTGGCGGACAAACCCGAGAACACGCGTTCTTGGCTTTTACTTTGGGCGTTAACCAATTGACTGTAGCTATTAACAAGATGGATGATGTTTCTGTTAACTGGAGCCAAGACAGATACAACGAAGTCAAAAATGAAGTTGCAAGAATGCTTAAGATGGTTGGTTATAAGGTTGAGAAAATACCGTTCGTGCCAACATCCGGCTGGACTGGCGACAACCTTGTCAAGAAAAGCGACAAAATGCCCTGGTATACTGGACCAACATTAATTGATGCTTTAGACACTTTTGAGGTTCCTCCAAAACCAACAGGCAAACCATTACGCATTCCAATTCAAGATGTTTACAGCATTACTGGTGTAGGCACAGTTCCAGTGGGTCGAGTGGAAACTGGAATATTGAAGGAAAACGATGTTGTCATATTCATGCCAGCAAACAAGCAAGGCGAAGTGAAATCTTTAGAAATGCACCACACAAGAATACCGAAAGCTGAGCCAGGCGACAACATTGGATTCAACGTTAGAGGCATTGCAAAAACAGACATTCGCCGCGGAGACGTCTGTGGACACGTTACAAATCCGCCAACAGTAGCCAAAGAATTCATCGGGCAAATAATTGTCATCTATCACCCCACGGCTGTTGCAGCAGGATACACACCAGTTCTGCACTACCACACAGGACAAGTTGCATGCCGGTTCACTGAGCTAATAAAGAAAATTGATCCACGTTCTGGGCAAGTTGTAGAAGAAAAACCAACATTCTTGAAAACCGGCGACGCAGCCTGGGTAAGAATGGAGCCTTTGCATCCAATCGCCATCGAGACTTACACTGAATTTCCTGAACTTGGAAGATTCGCAGTAAGAGACATGGGAACAACGATTGCCGCGGGTGTGGTTAAAGAGATCACGAAGAAAGGACCATAA
- a CDS encoding crotonase, with product MEFKLIIYEKSEGVATITLNRPEALNAFSKEVVKEVLQAVEDARNDENVRVVVLTGAGEKAFSAGADIKAMKGMNALKARELSLMGEKLCLAFENLEKPAIAAINGYALGGGLEVAMSCDLRVASENARMGQTEINIGLIPGWGGTQRLTRLVGVGKAKELVYTGKMIDAKTAEQLGIVNMVVPVDKFRETVRQFALELASKAPVALKVAKALINKGSEISLDAALALEREGFGVVASTEDLQEGVAAFTEKRKPTFKGK from the coding sequence ATGGAGTTTAAACTTATAATTTACGAGAAAAGCGAAGGCGTAGCCACAATCACTTTGAACCGTCCAGAAGCACTAAACGCGTTCAGCAAAGAAGTTGTAAAAGAGGTTTTGCAAGCTGTAGAAGACGCTCGAAATGATGAGAATGTGCGCGTTGTTGTATTAACTGGCGCTGGGGAAAAAGCGTTCTCAGCGGGCGCGGACATCAAAGCCATGAAAGGAATGAACGCGTTGAAAGCAAGAGAGCTCTCGTTGATGGGTGAAAAACTTTGTCTCGCATTTGAAAATTTGGAGAAACCTGCCATAGCGGCGATAAACGGTTACGCTTTGGGCGGCGGCTTAGAAGTTGCCATGTCATGCGACCTTCGTGTTGCTTCGGAAAACGCTAGGATGGGACAAACAGAAATCAATATTGGCTTGATTCCTGGTTGGGGTGGGACGCAGAGGCTTACGCGTTTGGTGGGTGTTGGAAAAGCTAAAGAGTTGGTCTATACGGGGAAGATGATTGACGCGAAAACGGCTGAGCAGCTTGGTATTGTGAACATGGTTGTCCCCGTTGACAAGTTTCGAGAAACTGTGAGGCAATTTGCTTTGGAGTTAGCGTCAAAAGCTCCTGTAGCGCTTAAAGTTGCTAAAGCATTAATCAATAAGGGCTCAGAGATAAGCTTGGATGCTGCGTTGGCTTTGGAACGTGAAGGCTTCGGCGTGGTTGCGTCAACAGAAGACCTGCAAGAAGGCGTCGCGGCGTTTACAGAGAAAAGAAAACCAACATTCAAAGGCAAATAA
- the iorA gene encoding indolepyruvate ferredoxin oxidoreductase subunit alpha, which translates to MPDSRLLLQDAPNKRALLLGNEAIARGILEAGISVVTTYPGTPASEIADSISEIAAEAGVYMEYSINEMVAVEVAAATANCGVRSLSAMKHVGLNVAADALMTLAYMGVKGGCVIVTADDPECYSSQNEQDNRFYALLANLPCLEPSNAQEAKDMTVSAVEISEKLELPVLLRTTTRVSHTRGPVTYGKLTKPSLKGEFVRDIKRMNLVPANSRPMHTVLLTKAEKAKEISETSPYNTIVRRSKSGKLGVISASAAFNYAMEAIDALDLDASILKLGMTHPLPEKLIGTFLRKHKKIVVVEELEPYLEMQIKAIAKDYAPNVKIYGKMGTLYFPRDGELSTRAVVIGLAKITRRKLPIDLKEIDRKYAEVLKDLPRRPPILCAGCPHRATFYVIRKATDGKAVYPNDIGCYALGFAPPLSIGDGFLCMGSSVSMAQGISKVTGRDTIGIIGDSTFFHAAIPGLINAVYNNHKITLAVLDNQATAMTGHQPHPGTGVTGMGVPTEKVLIEKVAEGCGVKFVRVVDPFKVKEATAVLKEALQHSGPSVVVFRSPCALMVVRDRRRKGAKIMVCKITEECTNCMACIKLLGCPALVLVDGKASINETLCIGCGLCASVCPYQAIKCEEIG; encoded by the coding sequence TTGCCTGATTCACGTTTACTATTACAAGATGCGCCAAATAAACGGGCGCTTTTGCTTGGCAACGAAGCAATAGCCAGAGGAATCTTAGAAGCGGGCATAAGCGTGGTAACCACTTATCCGGGCACGCCGGCGTCTGAAATAGCGGATTCCATCTCTGAAATTGCGGCTGAAGCGGGCGTTTATATGGAGTATTCAATTAACGAGATGGTTGCTGTGGAAGTTGCTGCGGCAACTGCAAACTGTGGTGTGCGGTCGCTTTCTGCAATGAAGCATGTAGGATTGAATGTTGCTGCAGACGCACTTATGACATTAGCGTACATGGGTGTAAAAGGCGGATGCGTAATCGTTACGGCTGATGACCCAGAATGTTACAGTTCCCAGAACGAGCAAGATAACCGTTTTTACGCTTTACTCGCAAATCTTCCATGCTTAGAGCCTTCAAACGCCCAAGAAGCCAAAGACATGACAGTTTCTGCTGTTGAAATTTCCGAAAAATTAGAGCTTCCAGTCTTGCTTAGGACTACAACTCGAGTGAGTCACACACGCGGACCAGTAACTTACGGCAAACTTACAAAACCTAGTCTCAAAGGCGAATTTGTCAGAGACATAAAACGCATGAATCTGGTTCCAGCGAATTCCAGACCAATGCACACTGTTCTATTGACAAAAGCGGAGAAAGCTAAAGAAATCAGCGAAACATCACCATACAACACCATAGTGCGCAGAAGCAAAAGTGGCAAGCTTGGCGTAATCTCCGCAAGCGCAGCCTTCAACTACGCCATGGAAGCTATAGATGCGTTAGATTTAGACGCCAGCATCCTCAAACTGGGCATGACTCATCCATTGCCAGAAAAACTGATAGGAACTTTTTTGAGAAAGCACAAGAAAATCGTTGTTGTTGAAGAGCTTGAGCCTTATCTGGAAATGCAAATTAAAGCCATAGCCAAGGATTACGCTCCAAACGTGAAGATTTATGGAAAAATGGGTACACTGTATTTTCCGAGAGACGGCGAACTTTCTACACGCGCGGTAGTGATTGGCTTAGCAAAGATAACAAGAAGAAAATTGCCAATAGACCTCAAAGAGATTGACAGAAAATACGCTGAAGTTTTGAAAGATTTGCCGCGCAGACCGCCAATATTATGCGCTGGATGCCCTCACAGAGCCACATTCTACGTGATAAGGAAAGCCACGGATGGCAAAGCAGTTTACCCAAACGACATAGGCTGTTACGCTTTGGGATTTGCGCCGCCATTAAGCATTGGTGATGGCTTCTTGTGTATGGGTTCAAGCGTGAGCATGGCCCAAGGCATAAGCAAAGTGACGGGAAGAGACACTATTGGAATTATTGGCGACTCTACATTTTTCCATGCAGCTATCCCAGGACTAATTAACGCCGTCTATAACAACCACAAAATAACCTTAGCCGTTCTAGACAACCAAGCAACCGCCATGACTGGACATCAACCACACCCAGGAACAGGCGTGACAGGCATGGGTGTTCCGACCGAGAAGGTGCTAATTGAAAAAGTTGCTGAGGGATGCGGTGTAAAATTCGTAAGAGTTGTTGACCCGTTCAAAGTTAAAGAGGCAACAGCAGTTTTGAAGGAAGCCTTACAGCATTCTGGTCCTTCTGTAGTTGTTTTCCGTTCTCCTTGTGCCTTAATGGTTGTTAGAGATAGACGACGAAAGGGCGCAAAAATAATGGTTTGCAAAATAACTGAGGAATGCACGAATTGTATGGCATGCATTAAATTGCTGGGTTGTCCAGCTTTGGTTTTGGTGGATGGAAAGGCAAGCATCAATGAAACACTTTGCATCGGATGTGGATTGTGCGCTTCAGTTTGTCCATACCAAGCTATAAAATGTGAGGAGATAGGTTAA
- a CDS encoding 30S ribosomal protein S12 yields MGSKSPKGEFAARKLTEKRNKFRWSSMYYKRRMLMLDVKADPLEGAPMARGIVLEKVGVESKQPNSAIRKCVRTQLIKNGRSITAFLPGDGALNVVDEHDEVIVEGIGGSRGRSMGDIPGVRWKVIMVNGVSLNELVYGRKQKPAR; encoded by the coding sequence ATGGGTTCAAAATCGCCTAAAGGCGAATTCGCCGCAAGAAAACTCACTGAAAAACGGAACAAGTTCCGTTGGAGTAGCATGTACTATAAACGTCGAATGCTAATGCTGGATGTGAAGGCAGACCCGCTTGAAGGCGCACCTATGGCACGCGGCATAGTTCTCGAAAAAGTAGGCGTGGAAAGCAAGCAGCCTAACAGCGCCATACGCAAGTGCGTAAGAACCCAACTCATAAAAAATGGACGGTCAATAACCGCTTTTCTGCCTGGAGACGGCGCATTAAATGTTGTCGACGAACATGACGAAGTAATTGTTGAAGGCATCGGCGGTTCACGTGGAAGAAGCATGGGAGACATTCCCGGCGTGCGTTGGAAAGTAATAATGGTTAACGGCGTCTCGTTGAACGAGCTTGTTTACGGAAGAAAACAGAAACCTGCACGGTGA
- a CDS encoding 30S ribosomal protein S7 — translation MMLSQKQQEEKEIKFFEKWSYKDVQVKDLGLQGYISLKPLVVPHSMGRHEHARFRKANVNIVERLVNNLMRPGKNAGKKAKAMNIVKHAFEIIHLRTGKNPIEVLVRAVENSAPCEDTTRISYGGIVYHLSVDIAPQRRVDLALRNICEGARQASINNPRSIEECLAEELILAANHDMKSYAVSKRHETERVAQASR, via the coding sequence ATGATGTTGAGCCAGAAGCAGCAAGAAGAGAAAGAAATTAAATTTTTTGAGAAATGGAGCTACAAAGACGTTCAAGTTAAAGATTTAGGTTTACAAGGGTATATTTCTTTAAAACCGCTTGTTGTTCCGCATAGTATGGGAAGACATGAACACGCGCGTTTTCGCAAAGCAAACGTCAACATAGTCGAACGTTTAGTGAACAATCTGATGCGCCCCGGAAAAAACGCGGGTAAAAAAGCAAAAGCCATGAACATTGTAAAGCACGCGTTTGAAATTATCCATTTGCGAACTGGCAAAAACCCCATAGAAGTGCTTGTCAGAGCAGTGGAGAATTCTGCGCCTTGCGAAGACACAACACGCATCAGCTACGGCGGTATAGTTTACCACTTATCCGTAGACATTGCTCCACAAAGACGCGTAGACTTAGCCTTAAGAAACATTTGCGAAGGAGCAAGACAAGCATCAATAAACAATCCACGTTCAATAGAAGAATGCCTTGCAGAGGAACTTATTTTAGCTGCAAATCATGACATGAAAAGCTACGCAGTTTCAAAACGCCACGAAACAGAAAGAGTAGCCCAAGCATCAAGATAG